A region from the Vicia villosa cultivar HV-30 ecotype Madison, WI linkage group LG3, Vvil1.0, whole genome shotgun sequence genome encodes:
- the LOC131655220 gene encoding 17.1 kDa class II heat shock protein-like, with protein MDFRLMGLDSPLFNTLHHIMDDTTDKNLNAPTQTYVRDARAMAATPVDVKEYPNSYVFVVDMPGLKSGDIKVQVEDDNVLLISGERKREEEKEGVKYLKMERRVGKFMRKFVLPENANVEAISAICQDGVLTVTVNKLPPPEPKKPKTIEVKIA; from the coding sequence GTTTGGATTCTCCACTCTTCAACACTCTCCACCACATTATGGACGACACAACCGACAAGAATCTAAACGCGCCGACACAAACATATGTTCGCGACGCAAGAGCAATGGCTGCAACTCCCGTTGATGTAAAGGAGTATCCGAATTCATACGTGTTTGTGGTGGACATGCCTGGGTTGAAATCTGGTGACATAAAGGTTCAAGTAGAAGATGATAATGTGCTATTGATAAGTGGTGAGaggaagagagaagaagagaaagaaggtgtTAAATATTTGAAGATGGAAAGAAGGGTTGGTAAGTTTATGAGGAAGTTTGTGTTACCTGAGAATGCTAATGTTGAAGCTATCTCTGCTATCTGTCAAGACGGTGTTCTAACAGTTACTGTTAATAAATTGCCTCCACCTGAACCTAAGAAACCCAAGACTATTGAGGTTAAGATTGCTTGA